The genomic segment AGGTCTGAATCGCCGTGACGTCCTTCACAGCGTTTCCCCGGATCTGAATCGGGACACGACTTCGTCTCCAGCCAGCCCGGCGAATCGGCATCGAACGGATCGCCCATGCCCAAACTGAATGATCTAAAAGAGCAGGACATCGCTATTGTCGAAGATGTCGAAGGCTCTGACTCGGTCGCGATGCGGCTGATGGAGATGGGAATTATTCCCGGTGAAGAGATCGAACTGATCGGGCGTGCCCCGCTGGGCGATCCGCTGGAGTTTCGCATTTCGGGCTATCAGCTCTCCCTTCGCAAATCTGAAGCGGCTCGTGTTACAATTCGCTTCGCTTCCCCCGAGTAATTCCTTTGTCAGCTGGAACTCGGACACGCCCCTCCACGAGGACACCTCCGCATGTCGGGATCGATGACCAGACCTGAATCCGCCTCCCAGTCTGAGGTTCCGCCGAACCAGCGCTCCCCCCGCTCCGTTCATGTGGCCCTGATCGGCAATCCCAACACCGGCAAGAGCACGCTGTTCAATGCGCTGGCCGGCATGAATGCGCGCGTCGGGAACTATCCCGGCGTCACCGTCGAGAAGAAAGTCGGTCGCTTCCGCCACGAGGGGCACGAAGTCCACCTGATCGACCTGCCGGGAACGTACAGCCTTTCTCCCCGCACGGCTGATGAGATGGTCTCCGTTCGTGTTCTGCTCGGGACGCAGCCACAGGAAAAGCCGATCGATGCGGCCATCTGTATCGTCGACGCCACGCACCTCGAACGAAACCTGTACCTCTTCAGCCAGATCCTCGACCTCGGCGTGCCGGCCATTCTCGTGCTCAACATGTGGGACGAAGTCCTCAAGAGCGAGACAAGCATCGACGTTGCCGCGTTGCAGGAACGGCTCGGGATTCCGGTCATTACCACCGTTGCCCGCAAGGGGATCGGTGTCGATCAGATTAAGGATGCGGTCGTCGAACTGTTCGACGAATCGAAACCGAACACCGCAAAGCGACCGGAACTGTTCCCGGAGAACTTCCGGGCGGCTCAGCAGAAACTCCACGCCGAAGTCGAAACGCGAACCGGCCGGGCCCTGCCCCACTATCTGGCGGAACGACTTCTGCTTGACGTTCATGGCGAAACCGAACGGGAAATTCTGCAGGAAGACCGATCACTCAATCCGCTGATTAATGAATTGCGGAGCGAACTGGCTCAGGCCAACTGTCCAATTCCGGCAATTGAGCCCCGGGTCCGTTACGGCTGGGCCCGCCAGATACTTGATGGTGTGATCACCAAACCGGCGAAAGGACACCTGAAGCAGAAAAAGGATCATCTCGATGCCTGGCTGACCCATCGTGTAACCGGGCCGGTGATCTTTGCCGCGATCATGCTGCTGATGTTCCAGGCCATTTACACCTGGGCTGGCCCGCTGATGGATGCGATTGAATCCGTTCAGGGGCTGGCGGCCGACGCGGTAATCTCGGCCATGGCTCCGGGAGCCCTTCGCAGTCTGATTGTCGACGGACTCATTGCCGGCGTCGGATCTGTGGTCGTGTTTCTCCCGCAGATCGCGTTTCTGTTCCTGTTCATCGCCATCCTGGAAGACTGCGGCTACATGTCGCGAGCCGCTTACATTATGGACCGGCTGATGACCAAAGTCGGTCTGAGCGGGAAGTCATTCGTGCCGTTGATGTCGTCGTATGCCTGCGCGATCCCCGGCATCATGGCGACGCGAACTATTGAAGATCGGCGCGACCGGTTTGTGACGATGCTCGTCGCTCCACTAATGAGCTGCTCGGCACGATTGCCGGTTTATCTGCTCATGATCAACGCCTTCATTCCGAACGAAGCGATGCTCGGCGGCCTGCTGAATCTGCAGGGCGTAGTGCTGTTCGTGTTCTATCTTCTCGGCGCGGTCGTCGCCGTTCCAATCGCCTGGATCCTGAAAAAGACCTGGTTCAAAGGCGAGCCGGCTCCGTTCGTGATGGAACTGCCCAGCTTCAAATTTCCGTCGCTGCGTGTCGTGTTCTATCGGGTTTACGATCGCGCTAAAGCCTTCCTGGCTCGAGCGGGAACGCTCATTTTCCTGACCACCGTCATCGTCTGGGCACTGGGTTACTTCCCGGGAGACCACTCGCAGCTCGATCAGGTGATGACTCAACTCGAGAGCCCTGGCGTCGAAGAAGGCACACCGGAAGAGGAAGCACTCGAAGACCAACGGCGGCAGCTTTCCGCATCGTTGCTCGACCAGAGTTTTCTCGGCCGGGCGGGACATGCGATTGAACCGGTGGTTCGTCCGCTGGGCTGGGACTGGCGTCTCGGCATCGGCACGCTGGCTTCGTTCCCTGCCCGTGAAGTCGTGATCGGTACGCTCGGAACGATCTTCAGCCTGGGTGGTGATGTCGACGAAAGCGATACGCGGCTGATCGACCGGTTGCGGGCGGCCCGTCATGAGAACGGGGAGCCGTTGTTCAACGTGCCGGTCGCATTGTCGGTGATGGTCTTCTTTGCCCTGTGTGCACAATGCGGCGCCACACTGATGGTGATGCGACGGGAAACAAACAGTTGGAAGTGGCCCGTGTTCTCGTTCGCCTACATGACGCTCCTCGCTTATGTCGGAGCGTTGTTGACGTATCAAATCGGGATGCTTTTCGTAGGAACCTGAGCAATGAATTTCGACTGGCAGACTGCAGTCGCTCTGCTCATCGTGGCCGTGGCGGTCGTCCTGCTCCTGCGTCGTCTGCTGCGAACAGGACAGCCGGGTTGCGGATCCTGTGAGTTCGCGGCCCGTCCCGGCGGCAAATCAGAAGGGGATTTGATACAACTGACGGACAAGACGAACCGTTCAGAAAAGTAATCCCCGCCGCTGCCCTGGTCAGCCGGCTTCGAGTGAAGGAGTGCGCCATGGACCCCCGCCACGAGAAACTCGCGGATATCCTCGTCAACCACAGTTGCCGCCTGCAGTCCGGCGAACAGGTGCTGATCGAAGCCTTCGATCTGCCGGACATGAATCTGCTGCAGTGCATCGTCCGGGAAGTCCGAAAAGCCGGCGCGATTCCACACGTTCAGCTCCGCAGCAACGCCATTACCCGCACCTGGCTGCTTACTGCTGATGAAGCGACGCTCTCGGCAGCAGCTGTCATCGACGCCGAACGCATGAAGAAGATGCAGGCCTACATCGGCGTTCGCGCTTCGGATAATTCGGCCGAACTCTCAGATGTTCCCTCCGAACTGATGGAGCTGTATTCCTCGAAGTACATGAAACC from the Rubinisphaera margarita genome contains:
- a CDS encoding FeoA family protein, with protein sequence MPKLNDLKEQDIAIVEDVEGSDSVAMRLMEMGIIPGEEIELIGRAPLGDPLEFRISGYQLSLRKSEAARVTIRFASPE
- the feoB gene encoding ferrous iron transport protein B produces the protein MSGSMTRPESASQSEVPPNQRSPRSVHVALIGNPNTGKSTLFNALAGMNARVGNYPGVTVEKKVGRFRHEGHEVHLIDLPGTYSLSPRTADEMVSVRVLLGTQPQEKPIDAAICIVDATHLERNLYLFSQILDLGVPAILVLNMWDEVLKSETSIDVAALQERLGIPVITTVARKGIGVDQIKDAVVELFDESKPNTAKRPELFPENFRAAQQKLHAEVETRTGRALPHYLAERLLLDVHGETEREILQEDRSLNPLINELRSELAQANCPIPAIEPRVRYGWARQILDGVITKPAKGHLKQKKDHLDAWLTHRVTGPVIFAAIMLLMFQAIYTWAGPLMDAIESVQGLAADAVISAMAPGALRSLIVDGLIAGVGSVVVFLPQIAFLFLFIAILEDCGYMSRAAYIMDRLMTKVGLSGKSFVPLMSSYACAIPGIMATRTIEDRRDRFVTMLVAPLMSCSARLPVYLLMINAFIPNEAMLGGLLNLQGVVLFVFYLLGAVVAVPIAWILKKTWFKGEPAPFVMELPSFKFPSLRVVFYRVYDRAKAFLARAGTLIFLTTVIVWALGYFPGDHSQLDQVMTQLESPGVEEGTPEEEALEDQRRQLSASLLDQSFLGRAGHAIEPVVRPLGWDWRLGIGTLASFPAREVVIGTLGTIFSLGGDVDESDTRLIDRLRAARHENGEPLFNVPVALSVMVFFALCAQCGATLMVMRRETNSWKWPVFSFAYMTLLAYVGALLTYQIGMLFVGT